The Nocardioides humi genome includes a region encoding these proteins:
- a CDS encoding cytochrome P450, translating to MRVPLLGSMLRPVLDPVLGPAKQRIGIWLLNRTMRGGIDLRKLRFLPDSVTLPLKRAGLDPLPEMAQVRAEEPVKKLAELFGKGVWLVSGYDEAREVLAGGAEVWSNDLGQFVSQEGRSDEEQIGGLGMTDPPLHTALRRYLTPEFTMRRLARLQPGIEAIVKQRLDAMEEAGRDGRPVDMVEEFAFAVPFDVICDLLGLPVADRARFLELGVARFDLTEGGTGVFGAAAHTREFLINAVREQRANPGDGLIGALLKEHGDELDDVTLGGIADGVFLGGYETSASMLALGAYLIATTPKAGEMLRSDDAEQVNRVVEELLRHLCVVQLAFLRFAKQDVVVGGVQIKEGDAVGVSLLAANRDPRLAPGLDEFDPDREPTRHLAFGWGMHRCVGAELARMELRTALRMLAERFPDLTMAADISELDFRKLSAVYGVEALPVLTGTAA from the coding sequence ATGCGCGTCCCCCTCCTCGGCTCGATGCTCCGGCCGGTGCTCGACCCCGTGCTCGGCCCCGCCAAGCAGCGGATCGGCATCTGGCTGCTCAACCGCACCATGCGGGGCGGCATCGATCTGCGCAAGCTCCGCTTCCTCCCCGACTCGGTGACCCTGCCGCTCAAGCGCGCCGGGCTGGACCCGCTGCCGGAGATGGCGCAGGTCCGCGCCGAGGAGCCGGTGAAGAAGCTCGCCGAGCTGTTCGGCAAGGGCGTCTGGCTGGTCAGCGGGTACGACGAGGCGCGCGAGGTGCTCGCCGGCGGGGCCGAGGTGTGGTCCAACGACCTCGGCCAGTTCGTGTCGCAGGAGGGCCGCTCCGACGAGGAGCAGATCGGCGGCCTCGGCATGACCGACCCGCCGCTGCACACGGCGCTGCGCCGGTATCTCACGCCCGAGTTCACGATGCGCCGGCTCGCCCGGCTGCAGCCCGGCATCGAGGCGATCGTCAAGCAGCGGCTGGACGCGATGGAGGAGGCCGGCCGGGACGGGCGCCCGGTCGACATGGTGGAGGAGTTCGCCTTCGCCGTACCGTTCGACGTGATCTGCGACCTGCTCGGCCTGCCGGTCGCCGACCGTGCCCGGTTCCTCGAGCTCGGCGTGGCGCGCTTCGACCTCACCGAGGGAGGCACCGGCGTGTTCGGCGCCGCGGCCCACACCCGCGAGTTCCTCATCAACGCGGTCCGCGAGCAGCGCGCGAACCCCGGCGACGGCCTGATCGGCGCCCTGCTGAAGGAGCACGGCGACGAGCTCGACGACGTCACCCTCGGCGGCATCGCCGACGGCGTCTTCCTCGGCGGCTACGAGACCTCCGCGTCGATGCTGGCCCTGGGCGCCTACCTGATCGCCACCACCCCGAAGGCCGGCGAGATGCTCCGCTCCGACGACGCCGAGCAGGTCAACCGGGTGGTCGAGGAGCTGCTGCGCCACCTGTGCGTCGTCCAGCTCGCCTTCCTGCGCTTCGCCAAGCAGGACGTCGTCGTCGGCGGCGTGCAGATCAAGGAGGGCGACGCCGTCGGCGTCTCGCTGCTCGCCGCCAACCGCGACCCGCGCCTCGCGCCCGGCCTCGACGAGTTCGACCCGGACCGCGAGCCCACCCGCCACCTCGCGTTCGGCTGGGGCATGCACCGCTGCGTCGGCGCCGAGTTGGCGCGGATGGAGCTGCGCACCGCGCTGCGGATGCTCGCCGAGCGCTTCCCCGACCTGACCATGGCCGCGGACATCTCCGAGCTGGACTTCCGCAAGCTGTCCGCCGTGTACGGCGTCGAGGCGCTCCCCGTCCTCACCGGCACCGCCGCCTGA